From the genome of Miscanthus floridulus cultivar M001 chromosome 10, ASM1932011v1, whole genome shotgun sequence, one region includes:
- the LOC136487219 gene encoding disease resistance protein RGA2-like, protein MAAVLDALAPYVKKLITDMAQEKVSMLLGISAEITKLEDNMEGLKAFMADAERRHITDTSVQRWSTKLNNAMYDATDILDLCQLEADKRRESRGGDGVEQKLPSCFQPLLFCLRNPVFAHKIGSRIKELNQRLESIHKEADKYKFNIGLGSNPEPRKLTAAELSSYRTSSLVDESAIVGEQIERDTRDLIHLLTSGDDNHNIKVVSIIGVGGMGKTTLAQKTFNDATIQEHFKTKTIWLSITQQFDEVELLRTAIKHAGGDHGAEKDKNTLTETLFHTLSSGRFLLVMDDVWSQKVWNDVLSVPVRNASKKQPGSKVLVTTRSAHLPQQMQAPLHQHRVKPLENDDAWSLLKKQLQPDQVDGIDQLKTIGMEILENCDGLPLAIKVIGGLLSTRYPSEHEWKSVLNKPAWSLTGLPPELDNRLYLSYEDLSPQLKQCFLYCSLFPRGEELVHGVVTQMWIGEGFIQPLDGSSIISHEYGFEETAIEYYQELIQRNLLQPTKNYSLTRYRCTMHDVVRTFAEYMSREESLVVVVGREQAATGMHVRRLSIEQTVSVLDWGILQRRESLRTLIINSRVNFHLPGDSLSSFSSLRVLYIWSANSDTLVPSLSMLKHLRYLHLEKTDISRLPDDIQKMKFLLYISLRYCKKLCYLPGSIIKLVHLRSLNIRGSNVSVIPKGFSELTNLRSLYGFPVHVDMDASNSWCSLQDLEPLTQLRNLTLDGLEKVQDSWMAEKAMISSKRHLGYLELNYSASGHTIGTGGAEAEQQQQQSVTEEVLEKLCPPTCLDNLRVGGYIGRRLPDWMCAPASAEFKSIRYLRLRNLPLCTQLPDGLCCLPSLELLTIKDAPAIKRIGPQFQASSFVAARGSDGSTSAPFPKLRSLNMVGLLQWEEWEWNDCEENRGVETTIAMPCLERLKIENCKLSCLPPGLASTKRHTLRELYLYELSNLTHVENFPSVVDLGVFDCPELKKITALDSRLQKIRIVRCPKLEVLEGVPALDSLVLNDPTMDTLPEYLQAVNPRYLKLHCNKKLYESSSSPGSSEWDKISHIGKRSIN, encoded by the exons ATGGCAGCCGTCCTGGATGCCTTGGCACCCTACGTCAAGAAGCTAATAACAGACATGGCACAAGAAAAGGTTTCCATGTTGCTGGGCATCTCCGCCGagatcaccaagctggaggacaacaTGGAAGGCCTCAAAGCCTTCATGGCAGATGCCGAGAGGAGGCACATCACTGACACGAGCGTGCAAAGATGGTCGACAAAGCTCAACAACGCCATGTATGACGCCACAGACATCCTCGACCTGTGCCAGCTCGAGGCCGACAAGCGCAGGGAGTCCAGAGGTGGCGACGGCGTGGAACAGAAGTTGCCCAGCTGCTTCCAGCCATTGCTCTTCTGCCTGCGGAATCCCGTGTTCGCACACAAGATAGGTAGCCGCATCAAGGAGCTCAACCAGAGGCTGGAAAGCATCCACAAGGAGGCGGACAAGTACAAGTTCAATATTGGCCTCGGTTCCAACCCGGAGCCAAGGAAGCTAACTGCTGCTGAGTTATCCAGCTATAGGACAAGTTCACTTGTCGATGAGTCAGCCATAGTTGGGGAACAGATAGAGAGGGATACAAGGGACCTCATTCACTTGCTAACCTCAGGTGATGATAATCACAACATCAAAGTCGTGTCTATAATTGGTGTTGGTGGCATGGGAAAGACTACTCTTGCTCAGAAGACCTTCAATGATGCAACCATCCAAGAGCACTTCAAGACAAAGACGATATGGCTAAGCATCACTCAACAGTTTGACGAGGTTGAGCTACTGAGGACAGCAATCAAGCATGCTGGAGGCGACCATGGTGCTGAGAAGGACAAAAACACTCTGACGGAGACCCTATTCCACACCCTGTCTAGTGGAAGGTTTCTGCTGGTGATGGATGACGTGTGGAGCCAGAAAGTGTGGAACGACGTGCTTAGTGTCCCAGTTAGAAATGCTAGCAAGAAACAACCTGGAAGCAAGGTCCTTGTCACCACAAGATCTGCACACCTACCCCAACAGATGCAAGCCCCCCTGCACCAACACCGTGTCAAGCCTCTAGAGAATGATGATGCTTGGTCTTTGCTCAAGAAGCAGCTGCAGCCTGATCAG GTAGATGGAATTGATCAACTGAAAACTATTGGGATGGAAATTCTTGAAAATTGTGATGGCTTACCACTTGCAATTAAAGTGATTGGAGGTCTCTTGAGCACAAGATACCCAAGTGAGCATGAGTGGAAATCTGTTTTGAACAAGCCAGCTTGGTCACTGACCGGACTGCCTCCAGAACTCGACAACCGACTATACTTGAGCTACGAGGACTTGTCCCCCCAGTTAAAGCAATGCTTTCTGTACTGCTCACTATTCCCTAGAGGTGAAGAACTCGTACATGGTGTAGTAACTCAAATGTGGATTGGTGAAGGATTTATCCAACCTTTGGATGGTAGTAGTATTATTTCACATGAGTATGGGTTCGAAGAGACGGCAATTGAGTACTACCAAGAGTTAATACAGAGGAACCTTTTACAACCTACAAAAAACTATTCTCTCACTAGATACAGGTGCACCATGCACGATGTGGTCCGCACCTTTGCTGAATACATGTCAAGGGAAGAATCACTAGTGGTGGTGGTTGGCAGAGAACAGGCTGCTACTGGTATGCATGTCCGTCGCCTCTCCATAGAACAGACCGTATCAGTACTGGATTGGGGCATTTTGCAAAGGCGAGAGTCACTTAGGacattaattataaattctagagTAAACTTTCATCTTCCTGGTGACTCGCTGAGTAGTTTCTCTAGCCTGCGGGTACTGTACATATGGTCTGCTAACTCAGATACCTTGGTTCCCTCTCTATCTATGTTGAAGCACTTAAGATACCTTCACTTGGAGAAAACTGATATATCTAGGCTACCGGATGACATCCAGAAGatgaaatttctactgtacattTCACTTCGTTACTGTAAGAAGCTATGCTATCTTCCTGGCAGCATCATAAAACTTGTGCATCTAAGATCTCTTAACATCAGAGGATCAAATGTTAGTGTCATTCCTAAGGGGTTCAGTGAGTTAACAAATCTGAGGTCACTTTATGGCTTCCCAGTACACGTGGACATGGATGCAAGCAATAGCTGGTGCAGTTTGCAAGACCTGGAGCCTCTCACTCAGCTTAGGAATCTTACACTAGATGGCCTAGAGAAGGTGCAGGACAGCTGGATGGCGGAAAAGGCCATGATTAGCAGCAAGCGCCACCTTGGGTATCTAGAGCTGAACTATAGTGCAAGTGGACATACTATAGGGACAGGTGGTGCTgaggcagagcagcagcagcaacagagtgTGACAGAGGAAGTTTTGGAAAAGCTCTGCCCTCCAACCTGCCTGGACAATCTACGTGTGGGAGGATACATTGGTCGCCGGCTACCAGACTGGATGTGTGCTCCAGCATCCGCAGAGTTTAAGAGCATAAGGTATTTGAGGTTACGGAACCTGCCTTTATGCACCCAGCTCCCTGATGGTCTGTGCTGCCTCCCAAGTTTGGAATTGCTGACCATCAAAGATGCGCCAGCCATCAAGCGTATTGGCCCCCAATTCCAAGCGTCATCCTTCGTGGCAGCTAGAGGTTCCGATGGTAGTACATCTGCACCGTTTCCGAAACTGAGAAGTCTGAATATGGTTGGGCTACTTCAGTGGGAGGAGTGGGAATGGAATGACTGTGAGGAGAACAGGGGTGTGGAAACTACCATTGCCATGCCTTGTCTGGAGAGACTCAAAATAGAAAACTGCAAGCTGAGCTGTCTTCCACCAGGCCTCGCCAGCACCAAGAGGCATACTCTTAGAGAACTATACCTGTACGAGCTCTCCAACCTGACACATGTGGAGAACTTCCCTTCAGTTGTGGATCTTGGTGTGTTTGACTGCCCTGAGCTGAAGAAGATCACAGCACTCGACAGCAGGTTGCAGAAGATTAGGATCGTTCGCTGCCCAAAGCTGGAGGTTCTAGAAGGTGTACCAGCACTCGACAGCCTCGTACTGAACGACCCCACCATGGACACGCTTCCAGAATACCTGCAAGCTGTAAACCCAAGGTATCTCAAGTTGCATTGCAACAAGAAGCTATACGAATCCTCCTCATCTCCAGGTAGCTCCGAATGGGACAAGATCAGCCACATTGGAAAACGCAGTATCAATTGA